CTATACTTTGTGTCTGGTGtcaataatctcgcctttgaaaatttttaacttggcacctgcaatgtctttagctctttaaatataattatatatcatttatgaataactttatacctgttgtcatttggcgttataatgaatcgccttgctttggttgtgtgtaagcttcttctggcggtgttgataatctcgccttttTTTGCTGTATTTTTTTCTGAcgcacccaactcgtaagacttacaggtaacgccaaggctttgcaacctttttaattttttttttctgacgtacccaactcgtaggtgacgccaaggcattgtaacccttgtttaataattttttttttctgacgtacccaactcgtaggtgacgccaaggcactgtaacccttgtttaataaaatttttttttttttgacgtacccaactcgtaagacttacaggtaacgccaaggcctttcaaccttgtttttcttcagagctttcatatgagttgatcttgaataattttttgttcagaGCCCGCAGCTTAATCATGATTACtgcaaataagctttgatacattagaggttcaacaataataatatatgaaaaataaaacaaacgaaaatgataccgccatgggCGGTTTGTCGCGGCGCTCCTCGCCtagcaagaaaaacaattatgttttggcgTGGCGAGACTGAGTTCTATTGCGGTAGTCATCGCGGAATatgcttcaacctgaaatattagttggcggcttctatctcgccgagtgataattattgaattttcatgttaatttTCCACATTTGTTCGTTGTCACCTGGATCGGGAGTCGCCTAGCAACAAAAACGATTCTACGGCGAGATGACGATGTTGGACGGTAAGTTGCTGTGGCGCCAGTTCGGCGAGTTGGATTCACAACAACTATGGCGACATCATTTCAATTCAAACGTGACGGATCCGATCTTCTAAGTTGTATTTGACCTTTTCTTATTCCAAGCTTTATCAAGTAGTATTTGTCCACAAATTGTGCAGACTCAAAATTGTATCCAAATCAACAATTATAATGTCCAAAATGAGCATCACCAATTGGAAAAAATCAATATGAAAAGACAATATATCAAGCCATTCAATAATAAACAAAGAATAACATAATGTGAGAGTTAGAGACCGAAACCCTATAACACAATTGGGGGAAGAAGAGGAATATATGTATTATGCAGATTCTATAATCTAATAGTGATCACATATTTACATATTATAGCAAACTATCCTCATACTTAGTTAGAGCACCGCAGATTTGAAATATGACTTGGAATTCAAACCTTTGTTTGAACCAAACTAGATAAATCATTATTATTTACACTTTTAAATTCTAGTTTAGATAAATCATTCATGTCTCTTTTCCTCATCAGAAAGCAGTATCATGTTCAAATTGCAGGGGATAGTGAGAATTGCAATTGACAAAGTAACTAAGCTAATAGTCGTTTCACGGGAAGTACATATAATAATTGACTATGTTATCCAAATTATAACTTTTTCTTCATTTCCCTTGAAAGGGTAATACTTACATATAACAGGTATATCTCTATTATAAAAACTAACTTAGTCTATATTGGTAGGATTGATATTTCATAGTAGCCCACTAAAGCAATAATTAAGATTCATTCGGTGCGGTAAGCCataatttttctcttcattttacATATGTGTTGTGTCATGACTAATTTATGTGAACACATCTTATGCTAATTACGATTTGAATAATTATTAGACTGAATCATACTTCTTTGTTAGCAAAAACACAATACAAGTCGGCAAACTTTGCGGCACTGTCATTACCTCATgtcattataaaatattttcttaggTTAATTCATAAACCAAATTCGATTAAGTATTTTAAAACTGAATATGCATCATAATTTCATATAAGTAGGCATGAAAGAGAAGTCAGAACCGTTTCATTCGAATTCTCCATGTCGCTTGTTGGTCCTTTCAAATTGACTTCTAGGTTGAGAACCCCATGTGCTCGCAGGAGTGATTTCCTCATAAACCTGGCGACGATGTGGTGTTTCCTATACGAATCAAACTATGACACGGCGATTCCTTCACAAATCCGACGGCGGCTCGACGGTTCCTTCACAAATCTGACTGCGGCGATGCCATTTTCTCCACAACCGACTGCGGCGGCGGCTTCGTTGTTGCCACATGAAGCTTGGCTAGCGGCGACCATACTATGCTGGGGGAGAAAACAACACACTCCCAGATGATAACTTAATTTGAAGCAACAAAACACGCAGTGggtgtttttctttatttctatAATGGCTTCCAGAGAGTATCATGAGAACAAGGATTTCGTGAATCAACCATGACTTCCCAAATTGATTGACAACGACGGTGACATCATCAGAATTCAAATGGAAAAATTGGTATGACGGCAAAGCAGTATCACCGTGTGCTTgtggagatgtttgatttttgtctagttcgatgtgataggctgggatcaaatgattttaccgcagccccacggtgggcgccaaaatgttctggtaaaaaacaagggggtttgtattattgatcaaatggtgtgattacctcagttcaatcccaacaaccctgggagttttataagtcagaactCGATCCTAAcatagggggtttgtattattcaagattgataatggatacaagtatgatcagagaaaaaattgattctcTTTACAAGATTGAAAGAATGGTGATTTCTCAGAATGAGTGACCGTCTATGTAGAATCAGTGAAAAGTTTCTCCTTTCTTCTCTTGAAACAGAccttatttataggcaaaaaatctccctcttgttgcttgataaccgccttgcttggagaggaattcatgggtagtgggcggtttcttttccttcttctccaagcttcttccttcttctccaagtttcttccttcttctccaagtcatggtggatcatgcttatcatgtgtttttcatggtttcttttccttcttctccaagcttcttccattgggctttttcgtattgggccttaacaaatcacactctggtccatggcccggtacatgatatatgataaatgatacgaattttgaatatttaagaGAGAAATGACGGAATAGAGAGTGATAGTGATACTCgactccccgttcccaactcacatgttataacatcataaaaaaaattaaataattaaattcaaaaatacatCTTGACTCAATAACATGGACTAAAAATGAGTAAAGTTAAAAAGGAGACTGaaaatactataaaaattaaataatgactAAACTTAAAAAGTCTTTATTTTATAGgacgaaaaacatattttttccaaaataaacaATTATCTAATATTTGAAGAGATAATAGCAATGTGGAACGTCGCACTTAGAGCTAGTGTTTTTCGAAATGGAAATATATCCATTAATACAACACAAGAATGGCTAAAATTTCATGTGGCAGATTTAAGAAAAACTTTGCTCTCACCCCTACATTTAACCCTTCACTCCTATATATCAATTTGAACTGGATATTTTTCCCTcgtatataaattaaaactagtaaaaaaaataatcagttTTCACACATTTCACCAAAATCTGTTGTAGTTTGATTtagaaaaaaagagaaagtgGTTCGAAACGCATACCAAAACACTTTGTATGCATGTTCCGGTTTGCATATTGATACTGTAGGAATTGTTGACgattgttattttatttgtttaaattaattaaggaAAATTTCTataagttttaatttgtatagctatagttattttattaattttttgtttttatttatttatgcatgAGCATGGAGCGAAGAAGGAATAATTAAAGATAACATCTTTTGGAAAAAATGTTGGCTGCATGGATTACTAATCAGCTTCCTGCTATTATTAGTGGGTGGCTGGATGATTCTAGATTGATGAGTCTACTTCAGAGGACCAGGTTGTAGATGGTTGATCCCATCTTGTGAGGAGGTGACACCCAGAGACATCTCCATTTCACATGCCATGAGTGAAATAACAATTACACTTGACGACGTGCAATGCCAAGTCTACCTTTTTATTAAGGATGATTTATGCACTTCACACCTAGATATCAATGAAGAATGAGTTGCAGCAGTTGTAGAGGAGTTGTTGGGGTGTCTTATGTAACACCCTAATTTTTAgaaattgtctttttttttattagaatataATATgctagtattttattatttaattatttagttataATCTAGTAGTTTTTGTGTGTTTAAGTATCACTCAATTAATTACGTGAGATTAGGATAGAAATTTTATGGGGAAATTAATTAGATAgaatttagaaattttttagtaaatcaaataagaagagaaaaatagagaaaaagaaaattagagaaaataaaGTGTGGGCTGCGAAGACTATGTAGCGCGTAAAAGGGGGTATGGGCTAGCAAAACAGTAGAAAAAAGAGATATGAGAAAGTGGGTCTTGTTGTTAGTAGCAATAGGTCAGGTGCAATTAGAATGCTTACCTTTAGTAGTAACTAGATGgctgcccgtgcgttgcacgggttcggcgGAGCATCATGTgtatatcaatcatggatgcaACGTGCCAATGAAATTAGTCATAAGCATACGGAAATCATTTCGAGGGAgcatcattatatatatatcaatcatggataCTATGAGCAAAGGAAATTAGTCATAAACACATGGGAATTAggtaatttaattataatatcattaccaaacaAATCAAAGCTCAATTGGATCATTCGAGTTAGAACCAACCCGGACATTCTTTTTGTTGTCGACTATCTTTCATTTCATAAGTTTATCAAATTTAGCCTGCCGAGCAACAAAAAATGACTCCCAAACAATAGCTTCCGCAGAACAATGGCTCTTCCACTGAATGCACGTCGGAGGTATCGGACAATCATCTTTCAACTTGACATAGATATAATGACCGGGGATAGCTCCAAGACAAATAATTAGTGAAGAAGGGTTAGATGATGGGATGCCACGCAATGAGAAAAATGTCTCAGATGCTCCTTGTTTCGTCAATTTCACGACAACTTTACCTAAAACAGTGGCTACAATATGCCCCATATCCGGAAACGTTAACCATTTTTCGATTAATGCAACACCGTGCCTCCTAGTCTTTCTCTTTGATAGCAAGAGTGCATTTGTGATATAAGCCAAACGATCATCACCCCCATACAATTTCAAGTAGTCATTCCTATGGAGGCTCAACTCATTAATCATCCTCGCTTACAATTTCATTAATTCTGAAACGATATGATATAATATTGGTGTATGTGATATAATATTGTTCGACGCTTACAATTTCAAGTGAAGAATCACATCGAATTTTATAGTGGAGCTTTCAAGACCCATGAtatgtataaaattaaatttttgccTAAGAGCACACTTGATTTAATTTTCTAATGTTTAGATGTGCATCTCAAATAATATAAACTAAGttggtcaatttttttcatGAGTAGTACGTTAAGATgatgaaatttaaaatcattcatATAATCATTGATAATAGGATCAAGAAGTACATTGCATAATCGTTACATCCTCAGTCACATCAAATTTTCTAGTTGAGCCTTCATAGGCCCGTGACATGTATACAATTTAATAGAAATGTTTATACTTCAACCTCTACTTATAGAAAGGTTACATCCAAAAGAgaaaacaaacttaaaaaccaAATCATAATAAGTACAATACAAAAGTGAACCATCATATTGTTGAATGGCTCAGTCACGTCAAATTTTGTAGTTGAACCTTCAAAGACCTGTGAcatgtataaaatt
This genomic interval from Trifolium pratense cultivar HEN17-A07 linkage group LG6, ARS_RC_1.1, whole genome shotgun sequence contains the following:
- the LOC123891876 gene encoding uncharacterized protein LOC123891876; its protein translation is MINELSLHRNDYLKLYGGDDRLAYITNALLLSKRKTRRHGVALIEKWLTFPDMGHIVATVLGKVVVKLTKQGASETFFSLRGIPSSNPSSLIICLGAIPGHYIYVKLKDDCPIPPTCIQWKSHCSAEAIVWESFFVARQAKFDKLMK